GGTAAGGCTGGTCCACGAGTCCGTGAgccggaagactcgcgagtaattgcaaggcctagaTAAAGCTATTATAAACTTGTTGCAGTGGGAGATTTGGTTGCAAATCCTAAGGGTGGTGTATGGAAGGAGTGGGCATAGAAGGGAGGTTGCTGTTGGGCGGCCTGGGAGAAATCATCAGAGAGAAAATCGAGCCATCTTTCCTTCATCACGATATTTTGGACCGCGCATCGTTGGATACCGCTCACAGGGGAAGATCCTGTCCTCCATAGAGTCTAGAATTTTTTGTAGCGTTGTAAGGGCGTGATAAGGACTgcaaaaaagggaaaattgAGGACGTGCTTTCGTTCATTTGAATTGTGATTCGATAAAGCATCGAGGCCACGATATCTAAAACCCGAGGGACAGTTCTGAATagctcgaggagaagaccaCCGCAGACGACAAAGACCAGCAGCACTAGGAAATCACATGAGTCATAACCGAAGGGCTAAAACTCTCACAGGGTCACTACCTGTGAACACCTAATACCTTCCCACTGTCCACTGAGTTAGGGCATTGGAGCGGAAGGACTTGGTCGGGATAAAAATTGCGATTCACGGATATTAATTCCATTCAATCTTGTATTCATCTTTCCCAAAAGTATTGGCAGACACAGGAGCGAGTGAGCTAAGTTGAATACCCAATTGATGACGGACATGCTCGAGAAAATTTCTCTAGACTTCTTACTCCCTCGAAGATCGCCGGACGATCTATTGTGGGCAGTCTTCAAGTCAGGCCTGATTTCTACCTTCGTTTGTTCTGACACTATATCTCCCAGGTGCCTTTTAGTACAGCAGCGTTTCTGTGTAATTGAAATATGTTGCTAGTCAAAATACAATTGATCATTTTTCGAAGTTAACAAAGGTCAATTCTATTCTCTAGCACCGGAGGGTCGTTACAAATCCAAATCCATTGAGCTAAATGATGAAAAAGAGCGCATGATCCCATTCATCACTAATAAAACAGGTTGAACAAAGTCCGGGTAGTGTCTCCCGCCTGGAACAGAGGCCGCGACCTCTGATCGAACAAAAAACCGCCTACCATGGGAGGGCCGAACCGTCATAGTTCTGGAAGGTACCACTGATGTGTCGAGAAGCATTGTCGAGCGTTTTCACCATCGATGACACGCTCGTCTCAACAGAGATAGCGCCAACGTCCGAAAGCTTGACGCCCAATCCTTCCACGGCAGCAGCCGCAAGATCTGTCTCAACCAAACCAGGATGGAAGACAAAGCTCGTCAACCAGGTCTCCTCAAAGTGAAGTCGGCGGATAAACCAGTTCAAAGCTGCCTTGCTTCCACCATATGGGCTCATGTTCTGCGGAAAGCTCGCAAGAGCCTCCATCGATCCGATGGATCCAATCAGCGTTGAAATCGCGACAAAGATAGGCTGCTGAGACTTGCTAGCCTGTAGAAGGTCTGCAGTGGCTTGGAATAGCAGCACCGGGCCAGTTGTATTCACCGCCAAATGTTTCGCGATGTTGGTCGCTGAGGTTCGGCGGACAGTATCGCCACCGACAGAGATTCCGGCATTGGCGATCACGACGTCGAGGTAGGATATGCCATGTTCTGCCTGAAGTAAAGCCACTGCTTCTGCAGCGTCGGTCTCAACTGCCGAGTCAAGTTTGACGGTGATCAACTTGGTGCCGGCGCCTTTGGGAAGGTCTTGAAGGCTTCTTGATGATTCGCTCGACAGGTCTCGAACCGCCGCGATGACCAGTGTTTCAGACCTTTGGAGGAAGGTCCTTACAAAGCCTCGTCCAATGCCCCGGTTTGCACCGGTAACAAGATAGGTAGTTGGCGCGCTCATTGCGATGGGCAAGTGCTGGAATTTGgcggaaggaagaaaagaaaatggaaaaaggtTCTTTGATGAGTGGATGAAGCAGATAAAGATGTGATACTGAACATGAATATCGAAAGAGATCTCTggaatatatatatatatatatatatacgTATCTCCAAACAATGAAAAAACTGCCTGTACGCCTTGGGAGGTCTCGTCCATCCATGCCTACAACTTCCCTCGCCGAGGCCAGATGGATCTCGCCGACTCCGATCCAAGGGATGATGAATGATCTTTCCCGATCACACCACCACTCAGCCCAGCTCGACTCAGCCTCCAGACCCAAGGATCACTTGCGAGTGGAAGTGCCGCTTGCGCGTTGTTTGGGGCTACATAGTCCGTGGCTCTCTCGTCCGGCTGGCCGGTCCATTCCGGGTGTTGAGCGGCAGGCGTAGACGCTGACAAAGCCAACTTGGAAAAGCCGCCCCgtggatcagatcaagtGATTTGCCCGATTGATCGGCGGATGAGTGATCCGACCGCGGGTATGTTTCAAAGCTTGCCGTCGGTGAAGAATTCAAGGCTACCGAGCTCTGTTTTCGCGAATCTCTGGTGCCGTGCCAAACCCCTGCTGGTGCCTGCTTGCAAGCGTCTCACACGTTGCATTTCCACACAAAGTGGACCCATATGTTGATCGATGGCTCGTGAAGGCCTCGCAAAAGGGGCCGCTGGCACGCTTCATCGACTAGAAATTTAGTTCCAGAATCTCGCGGTGAACTTTGAAAATTCAGCCTTTTCTTGGATCGAAGAAAAGTTTCAGAAATTTAGAGCATGTCTCTAATCTGTGCTGGATTGTCTCTCAAGCACTCGCAGGTACCGCCGACCTGTCTTCTCTTGCGGTTCAAAACGGCTTCGCCTCCCGTCCTCTACCTCTGCAGAGAGCTTGAATGCGATGCAGGGCTCATCGTCATGCGTAAACAGTAAGGCCTGGTAGCTATTGAGAGCCTCAAAGCAATTAAGTTGGGTAGATTTGAATCTCAACTTCCCCAATAAAGCCACATAAGCGGCGCTACGCAGCGATTAGACACGATAGAGAGACGGAGACTATAGGTACACACTTGTCATGCTAAGACTAGGGTACCGACGAGTCACACATCTCGACTACGATCTACATGATCAATTGAAAGCCCATGCAAACGTAGCTGGGCGGTTTTGGATCCGGCGGTAACGATACACCGTCAAAGAGGTCAAGCGAGAATCCCAAGGCCAGAACTTGACCACATAGACGGGCTGAAAATGGACGAAGAAAGAGGTCCTTGTGGAGCGACAACAACGTGATTCTTAGGGGAGCCTTGTGTGTTTCAGAATCACAACTCGGGCTTGTCAATTGATGAAACCATATCTGTTCATCGACACTACCTTATATGACAAATATCCTAGTCATGCCCAAGTACGTGCCTTTTcactcttctctttttttagCTGTTTTGGACAGCTTAAATGGAGCTCTAGACCAACTGCGTAGCGGCTAATTTAACGCGAATTAATGAAATTGGCCCGTGAGGGCGCTTGTTCTGGCTAAGACAAGGTCACGTTAGAGTGAAGCAAGCGACGACAATAATCAACTGTGGCACCGTGACAACCTGTCATCCCAAATACTGGAGAAGACTAGTGTGTCCAACTCCTCACCATGATTCATGGCATCGAGACAGCTCTTGGCCATCAAAAGGATGCGTCTGCGTCGGGAACGGACGCTGGATTCACAGAAAGGAAGGCTCTTCCAGTGACCACGACTACGGAGGCGGATGGAGAGATAAATTTTCTCCTCGTGGGTACCACGGATGATGTTTGTGAGAATCTCGACCCTCGACGTTCGCAAAGGTCCTTAATGCGAATTTGTTCTGTGGTCGGGGagtttggaggaggaggatcgTCTTTCAAGAGGATGAATCCTGGCAGAAAGGAGGAGATATGGCAGTAACCAGACGTTTTTAATCCGTGTTTTGACGAGTTGAGCGAGCAAAACGGGTTTGGAGCCCGAATACGCGTACCCAACAACACCCACCCACGATCACCTGGTCCGTGTATACGCGTATAGCTCTCAAGGCAAGCGACCCACTTGCGTATCTTCACCCGAATACATATCATTTCACCAGAAGATAAGCTATAGCCACGTAAACCATAGGGGGAGTCAAGCTGCGCCAATGTGGGCTAGTTTAACATTAAAGAATACGCAAATATGGATATCTAATTCGTGCGTTGAACAGGTTCCGATGGGCTCCTACCTCTAAACAACCTGGATGAGGTCTGTGCATTAGTTGTGTACTCGGGATTAGCCGACGCAGTTGATATTGGTACCTGTCGGGAGACCAGTCAATTGATCTCGCTCAACAATTTGCTTTACCTGCATTGCTTGAGAGTCGTCATGAGGGCTCCAGTTCGCTTTTCGAGATCAACCTTGAAGTTAATAAAAGCCACATCCTACTGAAACTCTGGGCATTAGTGAGAATATGAGAACATGGCTAATATCGACACCCAGTCACATTGATTAACACTACACTTTGGCTCAAAGGAAACTCTTCCATGTGTAGATCTCGGGGTGTTTAATTTGATAGAAGCGTACGTGAGCCTCTTCAGAGTCGAGAGAGATGCCTGATATCTCCTCGGCTGTACCTTACATCACAGTTGCCTGGACCCGAGGATGAGATCTGGAAAAGTTGGAACAAACGACCGCTTATACCTTGAGATTCACTTACAATAAGAATTTGGCCATGATCCGCGGAGACATTATTCATTATTCTAGCTGACGGATTGAATCGCGTCTCAAACTCAGCGCTCTTGGGCATCAAAGATTAATTGACAGTTTCGCGGCTGCAATGTAACCGACGAGGAAATTCTTTCGCAGAGTGTTCGATCCGGAATAAAATCCCTTCAACAAAAGAACGGGATGGCGACGGAGATTACGAGAAAATTCTCTGAGTGCATCCAAGTTGAAGGGCGAAGTTCTGCAGTTTTTTGTTTCAGTAGTCCATCCAAGCACAAGCTGTCTTGCAAGCGGCTCTATACGCGTATTCGGGCGACCCACAGGCTCCAGAACGGGCCCTCAGTACCCAGGAGCCTATTTTCGGGGTCACTGATACCAGAAAAGATCATTTTGATAGCAGGCCCGCGTACCAAAACTGCAGCATGATGTTTCAGGGATCTCTTATAGACCTGGATTTCCAAATTTAGGAGATTCTCTGGTCGAGTatttcaagatcttcaaggGCCTTCCCTTTCAAACTCCTAAAGTGCCCCAGCTTCCAAATCTACCTCCTcaatcctcctcatctcgatttttcttttaaaTCTTCAgactctctcctcctcctcctcctcctcctcctcctcctcctcctcctcctcctcctccttcttctttatcatcatcatcatcctccgtAGCTCATTCATCATATTTTGCAGCTTCCATTTATCGTGCACCCATCTCCCAATACTTTTGGCAATCAATCGACTCACGAGAATGCAACAAATTGTTCCTCGAAAATATACCTTTTGGTATTACACTCCATCACTTCCCGCCGCAGTGATCTTCTTGCTTGCATACATCGCCTTGACCGGGCTTCATTCCTGGAAGATGTTCAAAGCCAAAGTCTGGTTTTGTATTCCATTCACATGCGGTGGCATTTGTGCGGTTCCCCGACCAGGATTGCTCGCAGCTGGTCCCAGACGCTAACGGTATATGCTTAGTCGAAATTATTGGCTATATCGGTCGCACAAAAGCCCACAGCGACACCACATCGATGGGACCCTATATCTTACAGagcatcttcatccttcTCGCACCATCGCTCTTCGCCGCCTCCATCTACATGGTTTTCGGGCGTCTCATTCGCCAAGTTGAGGGAGAACACCTTTCTGTGATCCGTATCTCCCGGTTGACTAAGACCTTTGTCTGGTTCGATGTACTCTCTTTCGTCATCCAAGGCAACTCATCTGGTCTCTCGGTGATGGGGTACGACACCGGAGCAAAGATTGTAGTCGTTGCGGGTCTGGTCATCCAACTCATCTCCTTTGGCGCTTTCTGGATATCCGCCCTAGTATTCGAGAGACGCATCCGCCGCAGCCCTACGCCCAaatctcttcttccgggCAATACGTGGAAGACGACTTTGAAGATGCTTTATGCAGTCAGTGCCCTGATCATTATCCGCTCAATCTTCCGCATTTTTGAATACGTGCTGGGAAACGATGGATATCTCTTGCAGCACGAATGGACAGGCTATATCTTTGATGCCGTACCCATGGTGGCTGTCATGATCATATACCTCGTTTGGTATCCCAGTCATGTCACAGCCACAGGTGATTTTACCGGCAGTCTACCCCTTGCGCAGGCCTATTCGAATCTCTGATCTGCCTCAGGCGGAGCGAAGTGTCCTCGCACACGTCTCTTTCTTGGTTCTCCACCATGTTCTAGGTCGTTCTGATCTCATTTCATTCTCCTGTCAActgtctttttgtttcctttctGCATCGAGGACAATGACTGGACCGTTGAGATTTTGTTTGAGTTCAAGAACAATATTTCATTCAGACAATTTTCCTGCAAAGATCTTTCATTTCTTCTAATAAACCTCTTATCTAGAAAAGCTTGTGACAAATGTTTGACTTCTTTCCCTTACCACCATCCCCCCACCTCCCCTTCCTCCGGCACTGTGCGCATGTCTCATCCTCAGGGCTGAGTCCACAACGATCCGGTCTGGCAGTTTTGATCGCTTTTTATTGCTTATCCAGGCCTGGCCCATGGTCGACCACGTGGACTGCTAATTCCTGAAGCTCATGACATGAGCAAAGACCACGGAGCACAGGCTAATCGGTACTCCCTTGGCAATGGGGAAAGAGTCTTTTAGTGAAGAAACCGCCCGAGCCCGCTGAAATAATTGAAGAATCGTCGTGTATCTATTAAGGAAATTAATTTAATCTGACTCGAAAGAATAATCTTTGGGATTCCAAAACCGTGGCTTGGTGCTCAAGTATTGCTGGACCTTGTCGGTGTACATTCCGCTTAGCTAATCTAAAATAAAAATCGATGATACTTGCTTTGATCTTAAATAAGGTCTGAGATTTCCGACGAGCCCTAAATCGATGAGGCCCGACTTGAATTAGTGAGTGCTGCTGTCGACGAGCTCTGGGGCTTCAAATTGAAGAATGTATGCAAGCAGTGTGGCGGGGCGGCTGCGGAGACCACTGCGTGGCAATAATTTTCCAGTATTGAAGGCTACTAGGCGGTGTGTCCCACCAGGACCCTAGCTAAGGCCAAATTGATATGATTGGCCTATATCATCTATGCCTCGGGCAGAACTTGACATCGAAATTAAAACGACAATCTGCGCTGCGAAATTGATGTTCAAAATATTCTTCAGATTTGATTGGGAATTCTAAGACATAGGGCAGCGCTATCTGGAAATTCAACACCCCTAGTGGAAAGAGACCAGACGATTC
The window above is part of the Penicillium oxalicum strain HP7-1 chromosome VI, whole genome shotgun sequence genome. Proteins encoded here:
- a CDS encoding Norsolorinic acid ketoreductase — translated: MSAPTTYLVTGANRGIGRGFVRTFLQRSETLVIAAVRDLSSESSRSLQDLPKGAGTKLITVKLDSAVETDAAEAVALLQAEHGISYLDVVIANAGISVGGDTVRRTSATNIAKHLAVNTTGPVLLFQATADLLQASKSQQPIFVAISTLIGSIGSMEALASFPQNMSPYGGSKAALNWFIRRLHFEETWLTSFVFHPGLVETDLAAAAVEGLGVKLSDVGAISVETSVSSMVKTLDNASRHISGTFQNYDGSALPW